One Rhabdothermincola sediminis DNA window includes the following coding sequences:
- a CDS encoding Rieske 2Fe-2S domain-containing protein produces the protein MTDPREPRASTGTEAARTQGRYPFDMPFGWFLMAWSHELPRGAVLPRYYLGRHLVVWRDEDGRPHVQDAFCPHLGAHLGHGGVVRGTEIECPFHGWRFNGEGRNTCIPYSERTNAKGTVHSYPVVELADHFVMAWFHPLGEPPKWELRLPDEATSDEFTDWHTAHFTVNAGTQELAENTVDGPHFRYVHHTDTVPEIESYDTDGWVARTRSVQRFPTPRGVVDGRIDIENQGPGFGTTWFRGIVDTLLVGTTTPIDAGHCQVRFNFKVRKLGDERATSSVGRAFIEEVCKQFEEDRPIWENKAFIPRPALADADPPYLTFRKWYAQFYVGGSDSTRQSWPPPPPAGPGQPVYVKPAPTASRTIRGD, from the coding sequence ATGACTGATCCTCGCGAGCCCCGGGCATCGACCGGCACCGAGGCGGCGCGCACGCAGGGCCGCTACCCGTTCGACATGCCCTTCGGCTGGTTCCTGATGGCTTGGTCCCATGAGCTCCCGCGGGGCGCGGTGCTGCCTCGCTACTACCTCGGCAGGCATCTCGTGGTGTGGCGTGACGAGGATGGGCGTCCCCACGTCCAGGACGCCTTCTGCCCGCACCTGGGCGCGCACCTGGGCCACGGCGGCGTTGTCCGAGGCACGGAGATCGAGTGCCCGTTCCACGGCTGGCGCTTCAACGGTGAGGGCCGAAACACCTGCATCCCCTACAGCGAGCGCACGAACGCGAAGGGGACGGTGCACTCCTACCCGGTGGTGGAGCTGGCCGACCACTTCGTCATGGCCTGGTTCCACCCACTCGGCGAACCGCCCAAGTGGGAGCTGCGGCTGCCCGACGAGGCGACCAGCGACGAGTTCACGGACTGGCACACCGCCCACTTCACGGTCAACGCGGGCACCCAGGAGCTGGCGGAGAACACCGTCGACGGCCCTCACTTCCGCTACGTCCACCACACCGACACCGTGCCCGAGATCGAGTCGTATGACACCGACGGGTGGGTGGCCCGCACCCGCTCCGTCCAGCGCTTCCCCACCCCCCGAGGGGTCGTGGACGGCCGCATCGACATCGAGAACCAGGGCCCGGGCTTCGGCACCACCTGGTTCCGGGGGATCGTCGACACCCTGCTGGTGGGCACCACCACTCCCATCGACGCCGGCCACTGCCAGGTGCGGTTCAACTTCAAGGTCCGCAAGCTGGGTGACGAGCGGGCCACCTCCAGCGTGGGCCGGGCGTTCATCGAGGAGGTGTGCAAGCAGTTCGAGGAGGACCGGCCGATCTGGGAGAACAAGGCGTTCATCCCCCGACCCGCCCTGGCCGACGCCGACCCGCCCTACCTCACGTTCCGCAAGTGGTACGCGCAGTTCTACGTCGGCGGCTCGGACAGCACCCGGCAGAGCTGGCCCCCACCCCCACCGGCCGGTCCCGGGCAACCGGTGTACGTGAAACCCGCACCGACCGCCTCCCGCACGATCAGAGGCGACTGA
- a CDS encoding CaiB/BaiF CoA transferase family protein, which translates to MTSPRPPLAGVRIIECSLLGPAAITTHLADLGAEVVKVESPTGDYVREMTWPIVEGTSLMHLHINRGKRSIVLDLKSEPGAETFRDLVRSADAVVEAMRPGVLDKLGLGYERLLGVNPRIVFCTISGYGMTGPYKNLPSHGIAYDTWAGIVDPAYDEDGFCYIPDHVSIGINAAPLYGALGILAGILRARETGEGCRMELAQSDAAAAFDWYRSETYKAYERPESEVTGNKSDNYERRAPGIAGMRGGVRYQLYESADGHVLFMASEQVFWKNFCQGVGRMDLFERWPGSQYADHARHNRELQAELREIFKSRTSAEWIAFADEHNTTIAPVNTPQTIAQDPQFQDRLGWIPREVLGAEELPFPVKLVGEELPVPTRAPELGEHSDQVLRELLGYDDDRIAALRAAGAFGS; encoded by the coding sequence ATGACCAGTCCCCGCCCACCGCTCGCCGGCGTCCGCATCATCGAGTGCTCCCTGCTCGGTCCGGCCGCCATCACCACCCACCTCGCCGACCTGGGCGCCGAGGTCGTCAAGGTCGAGTCACCCACCGGCGACTACGTCCGCGAGATGACCTGGCCCATCGTCGAAGGCACCTCGCTCATGCACCTACACATCAACCGCGGGAAGCGCAGCATCGTGCTGGACCTCAAGTCCGAGCCCGGGGCCGAGACCTTCCGGGACCTGGTGCGATCGGCAGACGCGGTGGTCGAAGCCATGCGCCCGGGGGTGCTCGACAAGCTGGGGCTGGGCTACGAGCGCCTGCTCGGGGTCAACCCCCGCATCGTGTTCTGCACCATCTCCGGCTACGGGATGACCGGTCCCTACAAGAACCTGCCCAGCCACGGCATCGCGTACGACACCTGGGCGGGCATCGTCGACCCTGCCTACGACGAGGACGGCTTCTGCTACATCCCCGACCACGTCTCGATCGGTATCAACGCCGCACCGCTGTACGGCGCGCTGGGCATCCTCGCGGGCATCCTGCGGGCCCGGGAGACCGGGGAGGGTTGCCGGATGGAGCTCGCGCAGTCCGACGCCGCGGCCGCGTTCGACTGGTACCGCTCCGAGACCTACAAGGCCTACGAGCGGCCCGAGTCGGAGGTCACCGGCAACAAGTCCGACAACTACGAGCGGCGGGCTCCGGGCATCGCGGGCATGCGTGGCGGGGTGCGCTACCAGCTCTACGAGAGCGCCGACGGGCACGTGCTGTTCATGGCATCCGAGCAGGTCTTCTGGAAGAACTTCTGCCAGGGCGTCGGCCGGATGGACCTGTTCGAGCGTTGGCCGGGGAGCCAGTACGCGGACCATGCCCGCCACAACCGCGAGCTCCAGGCGGAGCTGCGCGAGATCTTCAAGTCGAGGACCTCGGCCGAGTGGATCGCCTTCGCGGACGAGCACAACACCACCATCGCCCCCGTGAACACACCGCAGACCATCGCGCAGGACCCGCAGTTCCAGGACCGGCTCGGTTGGATCCCCCGCGAGGTGCTCGGCGCGGAGGAACTGCCGTTCCCCGTGAAGCTGGTCGGCGAGGAGCTCCCGGTCCCCACCAGGGCGCCCGAGCTCGGCGAACACAGCGATCAGGTGCTGCGCGAGCTGCTGGGCTACGACGACGACCGCATCGCCGCGCTGCGGGCCGCCGGCGCCTTCGGCTCCTGA
- a CDS encoding NAD(P)/FAD-dependent oxidoreductase, producing the protein MAERIAIVGASLAGMHAAHTLRREGFDGQLTVIDADPHTPYDRPPLSKQVLAGEWDPERITLPAAHEDLDIDWRLGRAASALDVGARRLSLADGTAVSFDGCVVATGAAPRRLPGQPELAGIHLLRTLDDCLAIRADLDAGPSRVVVIGAGFIGAEVAATCRHRGLPVTLVEVAQVPLERALGREIGQVCADLHRDQGVDMRLGTAVEAFLGDRRLEGVVLSDGSVVDTEVAVVGVGVTPNTVWLEGSGLRLDDGVVCDETLLAAPGVVAAGDIARWPSRRFGELLRVEHWENAVQQGEAAARRLLVNDEAAEGFDPIPWFWSDQYDRKIQLAGRSSADHAVEVVHGSLGEKRFVALYGRDGVVTGVLGFNRPRHVMQLRQLVADAVPWAEAVERARQL; encoded by the coding sequence ATGGCCGAACGCATCGCCATCGTGGGTGCATCCCTCGCCGGCATGCACGCCGCGCACACCCTCCGCCGGGAGGGCTTCGACGGTCAGCTCACGGTCATCGACGCCGATCCCCACACCCCCTACGATCGCCCGCCGCTCTCCAAGCAGGTGCTGGCCGGCGAGTGGGACCCCGAGCGGATCACGTTGCCGGCCGCGCACGAGGACCTCGACATCGACTGGCGCCTCGGTCGCGCCGCGTCGGCCCTCGACGTGGGCGCTCGGAGGCTCTCGCTGGCGGACGGCACGGCGGTGAGCTTCGACGGCTGTGTCGTGGCCACCGGTGCCGCACCGCGCCGGCTCCCCGGCCAGCCGGAGCTGGCGGGCATCCACCTGCTGCGAACGCTGGACGACTGCCTCGCCATCCGAGCCGATCTCGATGCCGGCCCCTCGCGGGTGGTGGTGATCGGAGCGGGGTTCATCGGCGCCGAGGTGGCAGCCACCTGCCGTCATCGTGGTCTGCCGGTCACCCTGGTGGAGGTGGCTCAGGTCCCCCTCGAGCGGGCACTCGGCCGGGAGATCGGGCAGGTGTGCGCGGACCTGCACCGCGACCAGGGGGTCGACATGCGTCTCGGCACCGCCGTGGAGGCCTTCCTCGGCGACCGACGTCTCGAAGGGGTCGTGCTCAGCGATGGCTCGGTGGTGGACACCGAGGTGGCGGTGGTCGGGGTCGGCGTGACCCCGAACACCGTCTGGCTGGAAGGATCGGGCCTCCGCCTGGATGACGGGGTGGTCTGCGACGAGACCTTGCTCGCTGCGCCGGGTGTGGTGGCCGCTGGCGACATCGCCCGCTGGCCCAGCCGGCGCTTCGGCGAGCTGCTGCGTGTCGAGCATTGGGAGAACGCGGTGCAGCAGGGTGAGGCCGCGGCCCGGCGGCTGCTGGTGAACGATGAGGCCGCGGAGGGCTTCGACCCCATCCCGTGGTTCTGGAGCGATCAGTACGACCGCAAGATCCAGCTCGCAGGCCGCTCGAGCGCGGATCATGCCGTCGAGGTGGTGCACGGTTCGCTGGGCGAGAAGCGCTTCGTGGCCCTCTACGGCCGGGATGGGGTGGTGACGGGGGTGCTCGGCTTCAACCGTCCCCGCCACGTGATGCAGCTCCGCCAGCTCGTGGCCGACGCGGTGCCCTGGGCGGAGGCCGTCGAGCGGGCTCGGCAGCTGTGA
- a CDS encoding amidohydrolase family protein, whose translation MHTPTGGFPATGPEGIGIVDTMLGIPEDDREGWYEFLKPQLRDRESLEEFEFPAQYMFKDVPGGPTGDPVEWTLAQMDAHGIDTALIGYSTEGPQARALKQHPDRFVAAAAIDPNEGMDGVRALRDAIEVGGAVAAQWFPAGNHPQVPINDRRVYPFYAACVELDIPIFVCAGVPGPRVPMLCQHVELIDEVCWFFPELRFVMRHGAEPWAELAVKLMLKWPNLYYSTSAFAPRYYPKAIIDYANTRGADKVLYAGYFPMGLTLERIMAELRDVPLRAEVWPNFLRDNARKVLKLDD comes from the coding sequence ATGCACACGCCGACGGGGGGGTTCCCGGCGACCGGGCCCGAGGGCATCGGCATCGTCGATACCATGCTCGGGATCCCCGAGGACGACCGCGAAGGCTGGTACGAGTTCCTGAAGCCGCAGCTGCGCGACCGTGAGAGCCTCGAGGAGTTCGAGTTCCCCGCGCAGTACATGTTCAAGGACGTCCCGGGCGGCCCCACCGGCGATCCGGTCGAGTGGACCCTCGCCCAGATGGATGCTCACGGGATCGACACGGCCCTCATCGGCTACAGCACCGAGGGACCGCAGGCCCGGGCCCTGAAGCAGCATCCGGACCGGTTCGTGGCCGCTGCCGCCATCGACCCCAACGAGGGCATGGACGGTGTCCGGGCCCTCAGGGACGCGATCGAGGTCGGTGGCGCCGTGGCCGCTCAGTGGTTCCCGGCCGGTAACCACCCACAGGTCCCGATCAACGACCGCCGGGTCTACCCCTTCTACGCCGCGTGCGTGGAGCTCGACATCCCGATCTTCGTGTGCGCGGGTGTGCCGGGGCCCCGGGTACCGATGCTCTGCCAGCACGTCGAGCTGATCGACGAGGTGTGCTGGTTCTTCCCGGAGCTGCGCTTCGTCATGCGCCACGGTGCCGAGCCCTGGGCGGAGCTGGCGGTGAAGCTCATGCTCAAGTGGCCGAACCTCTACTACTCCACCTCCGCCTTCGCCCCCCGCTACTACCCCAAGGCGATCATCGACTACGCCAACACCCGGGGCGCGGACAAGGTCCTCTACGCCGGCTACTTCCCGATGGGCCTCACCCTCGAGCGCATCATGGCGGAGCTGCGCGACGTTCCGCTGCGAGCCGAGGTCTGGCCGAACTTCCTCCGTGACAACGCGAGAAAGGTGCTGAAACTCGATGACTGA
- a CDS encoding NUDIX domain-containing protein gives MTVTSSEHELVDVLDAAGSVVGTAPRWQVRRDNLLHRSVFVAVVNDTAELLVHRRADWKDVWPGHWDLAFGGVVDHGEAWEAAAVRELAEEAGIAAELVYLGEGRYEDAVVREIARVYLARHDGPVSFHDGEVTEVEWVPLAAVRAWLEGREVCPDSRDLVLPRLDAP, from the coding sequence ATGACCGTCACCTCATCGGAGCACGAGCTCGTTGACGTCCTGGACGCCGCGGGGTCGGTGGTCGGGACGGCACCGCGCTGGCAGGTGCGCCGCGACAACCTGCTGCACCGCTCGGTGTTCGTCGCCGTGGTGAACGACACAGCGGAGCTGCTGGTCCACCGGCGGGCGGACTGGAAGGACGTCTGGCCGGGTCACTGGGACCTGGCGTTCGGGGGCGTCGTCGACCATGGTGAGGCCTGGGAGGCCGCCGCGGTGCGCGAGCTGGCCGAAGAGGCCGGCATCGCGGCCGAGCTGGTCTACCTGGGAGAAGGCCGGTACGAGGACGCCGTCGTACGGGAGATCGCCCGGGTCTACCTCGCCCGCCACGACGGACCGGTGTCCTTCCACGACGGCGAGGTCACCGAGGTTGAGTGGGTGCCGTTGGCCGCGGTACGAGCATGGCTCGAGGGACGCGAGGTCTGCCCGGACAGCCGCGATCTCGTCCTCCCGCGCCTCGATGCGCCCTAG
- a CDS encoding WS/DGAT/MGAT family O-acyltransferase, whose product MQRLSGLDAGFLYMETPTLHMHTLKVAILEPPAGAPLPFEAMREEIGARLGLLPGFRQRLLEVPFGFHHPVWVDDPAFDLGYHVRRVVLPPPGNRRQLDDTIGQLAGDPLERDRPLWQMYVIEGSEDGRLAVLVKIHHAMADGAAASALLANVMSFADGDDGEGETVLAGSTEAWRPAPLPGGGRLLLDAFVDHLRQLARLPRLLVRTLANLRAVLRHRRRSVVSTPVPILSTPRTSFNTALTSRRSFATTRLPLEDARAVKAAFGVTLNDVVLAVVAGAMRAYLSERGELPSRPLVAGVPVGTDAGGDGRLGGNRVSNLFTSLATDEPDPVRRLLRIHEVTAEAKAMQAIIGPETFASWVQYTPPRPYAWVVRQYSGRHLADRHPPPINLVVSNVPGPSRPLRTAGAHLMEIYSVGPILEGIGLNVTVWSYLDGLYVGTLACPDTLPDPHRITDAMHDALGELVASARQASDAPCREPVPRSWS is encoded by the coding sequence ATGCAGCGACTGAGCGGGCTCGATGCGGGGTTCCTCTACATGGAGACGCCCACGCTCCACATGCACACGCTCAAGGTCGCCATCCTCGAGCCGCCCGCGGGAGCCCCCTTGCCGTTCGAGGCCATGCGAGAGGAGATCGGGGCGCGGCTGGGGCTGCTGCCGGGATTCCGGCAACGCCTGCTGGAGGTGCCGTTCGGCTTCCACCACCCGGTCTGGGTCGACGATCCGGCCTTCGACCTTGGCTACCACGTGCGCCGGGTCGTCCTCCCGCCTCCGGGGAACCGGCGCCAGCTCGACGACACCATCGGGCAGCTCGCCGGCGACCCGCTGGAGCGGGATCGCCCGCTGTGGCAGATGTACGTGATCGAAGGCTCGGAGGACGGCCGGCTAGCGGTGCTGGTGAAGATCCACCATGCCATGGCCGACGGTGCAGCCGCCTCCGCGTTGCTGGCCAACGTGATGTCCTTCGCGGACGGCGACGACGGTGAGGGCGAGACGGTGCTGGCCGGATCCACGGAGGCGTGGCGGCCCGCACCGCTCCCCGGTGGCGGGAGGTTGCTGTTGGACGCGTTCGTCGACCACCTCCGCCAGCTCGCCCGGCTGCCCAGGCTGCTGGTGCGCACCCTCGCCAACCTGCGCGCCGTGCTCCGCCACCGGCGCCGGTCGGTGGTGAGTACTCCGGTGCCGATCCTGTCGACGCCGCGCACGTCGTTCAACACCGCGTTGACCTCCCGCCGCTCGTTCGCCACCACCCGGCTCCCCTTGGAGGACGCCAGAGCGGTGAAGGCCGCGTTCGGGGTCACCCTCAACGACGTGGTGCTCGCGGTCGTGGCGGGAGCGATGCGCGCGTACCTGTCCGAGCGTGGCGAGCTGCCGTCCCGGCCGCTGGTGGCCGGCGTGCCGGTGGGCACCGACGCGGGCGGTGACGGGCGGCTTGGGGGCAACCGGGTCTCGAACCTGTTCACCTCTCTGGCCACCGACGAGCCGGATCCGGTGCGGCGGCTGCTCCGGATCCACGAGGTGACCGCTGAGGCCAAGGCCATGCAGGCCATCATCGGGCCGGAGACGTTCGCCTCCTGGGTGCAGTACACGCCACCACGGCCCTACGCGTGGGTCGTGCGCCAGTACTCCGGTCGTCACCTCGCCGACCGCCACCCGCCCCCCATCAACCTCGTGGTGTCGAACGTGCCGGGGCCCTCCCGGCCGTTGCGGACCGCCGGTGCCCACCTGATGGAGATCTACTCGGTGGGGCCGATCTTGGAGGGCATCGGGCTGAACGTGACGGTGTGGAGCTACCTCGACGGCTTGTACGTGGGCACCCTCGCCTGCCCTGACACGCTTCCCGATCCGCACCGGATCACCGATGCCATGCACGACGCGCTCGGCGAGTTGGTGGCATCGGCGCGGCAGGCGTCCGATGCTCCGTGCCGCGAGCCGGTCCCCCGGTCGTGGAGCTGA
- a CDS encoding lysylphosphatidylglycerol synthase transmembrane domain-containing protein yields the protein MAGESDRAVGANGAEVPARRPSRWRIVARVALLAVSATVLYGLLPRVLAVFAEAPRLLELNPLWFVAVLGFEIASFTCVWWLTRIAVPGVSWFVAATSQLVANAVSRIVPGGPAIGTAIGWRMLSVSGVDRTQAGAAIAATSFISNGVLFALPLVAVMGSIFGAPVPRSLALVAWGGALVFVVLFAAAFLVVRFDRPLRLAGTVVERVGRWAYLRVGRPNPPTAGSLIRQRDLVVSALGSRWEQALAAAVGNWLFDYLALVAALYAVGASPHLSLVLLAYGAGAVLGMIPITPGGLGFVEAGLTAMLALAGIGGEQALLATLAYRVASYWLPLPAGLGAWIAFRHRYGTPPETTPA from the coding sequence ATGGCTGGGGAGTCCGACCGCGCCGTCGGAGCGAACGGCGCCGAGGTTCCCGCTCGCCGGCCCTCGCGATGGCGGATCGTCGCCCGGGTGGCCCTGCTCGCGGTCTCGGCCACGGTCCTCTACGGGTTGCTGCCACGCGTGCTCGCGGTCTTCGCCGAGGCACCCCGGCTCCTCGAGCTCAACCCGCTGTGGTTCGTGGCCGTGCTCGGCTTCGAGATCGCGAGCTTCACCTGCGTGTGGTGGTTGACGCGCATCGCGGTACCCGGGGTGAGCTGGTTCGTCGCGGCCACCTCGCAGCTGGTCGCCAACGCCGTCAGCCGGATCGTTCCCGGAGGGCCGGCCATCGGGACCGCGATCGGCTGGCGCATGCTCTCGGTGTCGGGGGTGGACCGCACCCAGGCCGGGGCCGCGATCGCCGCCACCTCCTTCATCTCGAACGGCGTGCTCTTCGCCCTCCCCCTGGTAGCGGTGATGGGCTCGATCTTCGGTGCGCCGGTGCCGCGCAGCCTCGCGCTGGTCGCCTGGGGAGGCGCGCTGGTGTTCGTGGTGCTGTTCGCCGCGGCGTTCCTCGTGGTGCGCTTCGACCGCCCTTTGCGGCTCGCGGGCACGGTCGTCGAGCGGGTCGGTCGCTGGGCCTACCTCCGCGTGGGCCGGCCGAATCCTCCCACCGCGGGTAGCCTCATCCGTCAGCGCGACCTGGTCGTCTCGGCGCTGGGCAGCCGCTGGGAGCAGGCTCTGGCCGCGGCGGTCGGGAACTGGCTCTTCGACTACCTGGCCCTGGTCGCGGCGCTCTACGCGGTGGGGGCGAGCCCGCATCTCAGCCTGGTGTTGCTGGCCTACGGTGCGGGTGCGGTCCTGGGGATGATCCCCATCACTCCTGGTGGGCTCGGCTTCGTGGAGGCCGGGCTCACCGCCATGCTGGCGCTGGCGGGAATCGGTGGCGAGCAGGCCCTGCTGGCGACGCTCGCCTACAGGGTCGCCTCCTACTGGCTCCCCCTACCGGCAGGGCTCGGGGCATGGATCGCCTTCCGGCATCGCTACGGCACACCCCCGGAAACGACCCCAGCCTGA
- a CDS encoding alpha/beta fold hydrolase, giving the protein MRANRPVERRTAKIHGYDVAYRICGDPAEDRPVLLLVHGMAGSATTWRSVMPSLGRHYTIVAPDLLGHGTSSKPRHDYSLGNFASLLRDLLIALGVERATLVGHSLGGGIVMQLAYQHPERCERLVLVCSGGLGKEVSWILRALTVPGSEYAMPVLFPGFVRDLGNTVSRWLGARGIRAPHLEEEWRSYVSLTEPDTRAAFVRTLRAVIDISGQTVTAHDRLYLARHVPTLIIWGAHDRIIPVSHAHAAHAALPGSRLEIFDHAGHFPHTEQPQEFIDVLGDFVESTEPMHLEPRDWHALLTGGPPAAEP; this is encoded by the coding sequence ATGCGTGCCAACCGGCCGGTCGAGCGGCGAACGGCGAAGATCCACGGCTACGACGTCGCCTACCGGATCTGCGGCGACCCGGCCGAGGACCGGCCGGTGCTGCTGCTCGTGCACGGCATGGCAGGCAGTGCCACCACATGGCGGTCGGTGATGCCGAGCCTCGGCCGCCACTACACCATCGTCGCCCCCGACCTGCTCGGGCACGGCACCTCGTCCAAGCCCCGCCACGACTACTCCCTCGGCAACTTCGCCAGCCTGTTGCGCGACCTGCTGATCGCTCTCGGGGTCGAGCGGGCGACCCTCGTGGGGCACTCGCTCGGTGGTGGAATCGTCATGCAGCTCGCCTACCAGCATCCCGAGCGTTGCGAGCGCTTGGTGCTGGTGTGCAGCGGTGGGTTGGGCAAGGAGGTCTCGTGGATCCTTCGAGCGCTGACCGTGCCCGGGTCGGAGTACGCCATGCCGGTCCTGTTCCCCGGGTTCGTGCGAGACCTGGGGAACACCGTGAGCCGCTGGCTGGGAGCGCGAGGCATCAGGGCACCGCACCTGGAGGAGGAGTGGCGCAGCTACGTCTCCCTCACCGAGCCAGACACCCGAGCCGCCTTCGTCCGCACGCTGCGCGCGGTCATCGACATCAGCGGGCAGACCGTCACGGCACACGACCGCCTCTACCTGGCCCGCCACGTGCCCACACTCATCATCTGGGGCGCGCACGACCGCATCATCCCGGTCTCGCACGCGCATGCCGCCCACGCCGCCCTGCCCGGTAGCCGGCTGGAGATCTTCGACCATGCCGGACACTTCCCCCACACGGAGCAGCCCCAGGAGTTCATCGACGTGCTTGGCGACTTCGTGGAGAGCACCGAGCCCATGCATCTCGAGCCCCGAGACTGGCACGCGCTGCTGACCGGCGGACCGCCTGCGGCAGAGCCCTGA
- a CDS encoding ferredoxin, with protein sequence MRVVVDFDLCESNAVCMGIAPEVFEVRDDDFLYILDEHPPEELRPKIEEAVQRCPKQAISIVDD encoded by the coding sequence ATGCGAGTGGTGGTCGACTTCGATCTGTGTGAGAGCAACGCCGTGTGCATGGGCATCGCGCCCGAGGTGTTCGAGGTGCGAGACGACGATTTCCTCTACATCCTCGACGAGCACCCGCCGGAGGAGCTGCGACCGAAGATCGAGGAAGCGGTGCAGCGCTGCCCCAAGCAGGCCATCTCGATCGTCGACGACTGA